Within Acidobacteriota bacterium, the genomic segment TAGAGAGCGTTGATAGGAAGTCCCGCATGGACGGCGATCTGCCCGTAGGTTTCATCAACGGCCCTGCTGCTCAAGGGATGCTCTGCATCCTTCCCCCCGTAAACTTGACACCTCTGAGTATCACAAATGTCATATCCCTCATCTGCAAACTGCCCGAGATTCTTATAGATGTAAGTTCTTGCCGCAACCGCCTGCGCCTTCAGCGACTCGATTTCTGGCCAGAGTTCTGGTCCGAGTTCAAGAGGAACGACCCCTTTGAGATAATCTTCAATGTTGAGGATGTTGATGGTTCTCAGGACACCGGTGGGGTAAATCTTGACTTCGAAGTAACCCCTGTATTCTTTTTCATTGACTCTCAGCGTCGCGGAAGGATTGGACGGCAGAATGACCAGGGAATCGGTCCTGCTGATCTGGCTGAGAAAATCCTGGTCCACTATCCGGATGAAGAGATTCTCCCGCCACTCGGGGAGCTCTTCGGAGATCCAGACTTCGCTGTATCCAAGCTCTTTCAGCTCTGCCGCGATGGGCTGGGTTGCATCCGAACTTTTTGCCTCGCCTACTCTTACGCGGTAGATTCTCCTGTCCGGGAAATAGCTCACGATAGCCGGTAACCTTGTTTCCTGTTCCACCTTTAACTTCAGAGCTTCCGCCTCTTCCCTGTTCGCAAAGGAGCCAATCTGGACGCGATAGATATTAGAACCTATGTCGCTTACGCCGTAAGGCAGTAAGATAACCTCTCCTGAATATGTTTCTTTCCAGACATTCTGCCCCGTTGATGTCTCCAGGATTTTGAAAGGCTCTTCGCAGGAAACGGTTATCTTTCCGTTGCTTCCGAGCAACCCGATCCGGACGATGGGCTTCTTGATCCCGAGCCAGTCAGCGTAGGATACGGCGGGAATCCCCTCCTTCACAACTCCTTCGATCTGCTCCTGATGGGAAGCAAATGAAGGGAAAAGAATCAAAAAGAAAGAAAAAAATATTTTAAAAATTGCATTATATTTAGACATAGCGCAAGAATTCGATGAACCTATTTCCTGTAAATCATCTTGATGAGTGCTGATCTTAATTTCTCGTCTTGCTCGAAGCATCCTGTGAAGCAGGTCGTGACGATGCTGCTCTCCTTCTTTTTAACACCTCTCAGGATCATGCAGAGATGGGCTGCCTCGATGATGACGGCAGTACCCCTCGCATTCAATCCCCTGTGGAGGGTATCCGCCACCTGGCGTGCGAGCCTCTCCTGAATCTGAAGTCTTCGGGAAAAAGCATCGAGGACTCTTGCCATTTTAGAAAGCCCTATGATCCTTCCGTCAGGAATGTAGGCAATGTGGGCATACCCAATGAAAGGAAGAAGATGATGGACGCAGATTGAATAGAAAAATATATCCCTGGCGAGGATGATATCCCTGCCAGAGATCCTTTTATTTATAACTTTTTTCTCTTCCAGTCTAACCCTTCCCGGTTTTTTTCTTCCTGGTTTCTTTGGTGCAAGGAGCTTTTCTGGATTTGTCCTATAACCTGAAAGAAATTCGTTAAACCATGCCTTCGTCACCCTCGATGGTGTCTTCTCCAGGTCATCTCCGGGAAACCTTTCCCCCACCCCTTTCAGGAAGAATT encodes:
- a CDS encoding SpoIID/LytB domain-containing protein, encoding MKEGIPAVSYADWLGIKKPIVRIGLLGSNGKITVSCEEPFKILETSTGQNVWKETYSGEVILLPYGVSDIGSNIYRVQIGSFANREEAEALKLKVEQETRLPAIVSYFPDRRIYRVRVGEAKSSDATQPIAAELKELGYSEVWISEELPEWRENLFIRIVDQDFLSQISRTDSLVILPSNPSATLRVNEKEYRGYFEVKIYPTGVLRTINILNIEDYLKGVVPLELGPELWPEIESLKAQAVAARTYIYKNLGQFADEGYDICDTQRCQVYGGKDAEHPLSSRAVDETYGQIAVHAGLPINALYTSTCGGMTEDAINIFELENGEYLKGVECYPDRQSLASKTFTVFSSEEIPLVEIGGDPELLKAFALLMVHGIFDQNFLKEEWEPKRRMRSDDTIRLLLKSADLSGIIYEGPLTVDVETVLDFWQLAAKVFSINKRADLQISEKDMALLLQMGELEGFKKEYGKLMAYLIREGIIPAALSLSMGPSERLTQDYFIFSLSNLMKRFGGFKLKEGSFRELSENAIGMVSESSPARFPLSSRIVLFNYFGGDIFPAEEIKLIPGDKFSFHLDDSAAIDYLERKPPMKGASDDR
- the folE gene encoding GTP cyclohydrolase I gives rise to the protein MNKKKIHHAIKFFLKGVGERFPGDDLEKTPSRVTKAWFNEFLSGYRTNPEKLLAPKKPGRKKPGRVRLEEKKVINKRISGRDIILARDIFFYSICVHHLLPFIGYAHIAYIPDGRIIGLSKMARVLDAFSRRLQIQERLARQVADTLHRGLNARGTAVIIEAAHLCMILRGVKKKESSIVTTCFTGCFEQDEKLRSALIKMIYRK